From Camelus dromedarius isolate mCamDro1 chromosome 2, mCamDro1.pat, whole genome shotgun sequence, one genomic window encodes:
- the ACKR4 gene encoding atypical chemokine receptor 4, translating to MALEHNQSADYYYEENEVNDTHDYSQYEVICIKEEVRKFAKVFLPAFFTIAFIIGLAGNSIVVAIYAYYKKQRTKTDVYILNLAVADLLLLLTLPFWAVNAVHGWVLGKVMCKVMSALYTVNFVSGMQFLACISVDRYWAVTRAPSHGGVGKQCWLICFCVWMAAILLSIPQLVFYTVNHKARCIPIFPYHLGTSMKASIQMLEICIGFVIPFLIMGVCYFITARTLIRTPNIKKSRPLKVLLTVVIVFLVTQLPYNIVKFCQAIDIIYSLITDCDMSKRMDVAIQITESIALFHSCLNPVLYVFIGASFKNYIMKVAKKYGSWRRQRQNVEEIPFDSEDATEPTSTFSI from the coding sequence ATGGCTTTGGAACACAACCAGTCAGCAGATTACTATTATGAGGAAAATGAAGTGAACGACACTCACGACTACAGTCAGTATGAAGTGATCTGTATAAAAGAAGAGGTCAGAAAATTTGCAAAagttttccttcctgccttcttcaCAATAGCTTTCATCATTGGACTTGCGGGCAATTCCATAGTAGTGGCGATTTACGCCTACTACAAGAAGCAGAGAACCAAAACAGACGTGTACATCCTGAACTTGGCTGTGGCAGATCTACTCCTTCTACTCACTCTGCCTTTTTGGGCAGTTAATGCAGTTCATGGGTGGGTCTTAGGGAAAGTCATGTGCAAAGTCATGTCAGCCTTGTACACAGTCAACTTTGTCTCTGGAATGCAGTTTCTGGCTTGTATCAGCGTAGACAGATACTGGGCAGTAACTAGAGCCCCCAGTCATGGAGGAGTGGGCAAACAATGCTGGCTCATCTGCTTCTGTGTCTGGATGGCTGCCATCCTGCTGAGTATACCTCAGCTGGTTTTTTATACAGTCAATCACAAGGCTAGGTGCATTCCCATCTTTCCATACCACCTAGGAACATCCATGAAAGCATCGATTCAAATGCTAGAAATCTGCATTGGATTTGTAATACCCTTTCTTATTATGGGAGTGTGCTACTTCATCACAGCGAGGACACTCATCAGGACGCCAAACATTAAAAAGTCTCGGCCCCTCAAAGTTCTGCTCACAGTGGTCATAGTTTTCCTTGTCACTCAGCTGCCTTATAACATCGTCAAGTTCTGCCAAGCCATAGACATCATCTACTCCCTGATCACCGACTGTGACATGAGCAAACGCATGGATGTCGCCATCCAAATCACAGAGAGCATTGCACTCTTTCACAGCTGCCTCAATCCGGtcctgtatgttttcattggagcctcttttaaaaactacattatGAAAGTTGCCAAGAAGTATGGATCCTGgagaagacaaagacaaaatgTGGAGGAGATTCCTTTCGATTCTGAAGATGCTACAGAGCCAACCAGCACTTTCAGCATTTAA